The Oceaniferula flava nucleotide sequence AATGGACCTCGGAGATATGGACATGGGGAGCATGATGGAACTGGCCAATCCTCAAAATGCTGGTGATCTAAATCAGGCGTCGATGATTCAGCAGATCAAAGACAAGCGCCAAAAACAGATTGATGCCAAGGTGGAAAGACTGGCTCCTGTGCTGAACGACAATCAACAGGTGCAATACCGCAAAAGCCTCGAGAGCAAAGGCGGCATGCTCAATATGATGATTCAGGGGATCGAAGCGAGATCCCAGACATCTGGCGAGTAATCTAACAGATTTTTGTTAGGCTCCAGGCTTGAGCCCTATTCCACCCGGATGCTCACCGAGCGTCCGTGGGCATCGAGGCCTTCGACACGTGAGAATGTTTCCACGGCTGGCAGCGACTTCTGTAGTGCTTGCTGGTCCATGCGCACGATGCTGGCACGGCGTTGGAATTGATCGGCACGCAGGCCTGAAAATGATTTCCCGGAACCTCCTGTTGGCAGGGTGTGGCTCGGGCCGGCGAGGAAATCTCCGACGGCGACGGCCGCCAGTGGGCCGACGTAGATCGCGCCTGCCGTGCGGATTTGGTCCAGCCAGCAGTCCTCGTTTTCCACCACCAGCGATAAGTGTTCCGGAGCAAAAGCGTTGCAGATTTCCACCGCTTCTTCGATCGACTTGGTGAGCAGGCAGAAGGTGCCATTTTTTAGCACTTCGCGCAGGTATTTCTCGCGGCTTAGTTCGGCGGCTTGCTTTTCAAGCTCCTTCTCCACCTTGTTCAGCAGTGCTTTCGAGTTGGTGGCAAATCCGATCACACTGTCGCCACCGTGTTCAGCCTGGGCGAGCATGTCGGCGGCGATGAATTGGGCGTTGGCGGTTTTGTCGGCGACGATGAGGACCTCACTTGGCCCGGGGAGGAGGTCGATGCTCACAGCCCCGACCAATTGACGTTTGGCTTCGACCACAAAGCTGTTGCCCGGGCCAAAGATTTTCTCGACGGGAAGCACTGATTTGGTGCCGAGCGCCATGGCGGCAATCGCCTGAGCGCCGCCGACCTTGATGATCTCGGTGGCCCCGGACTCCACGAGGGCGTAGAGCAGGGCGGGGTTGATCTTGCCATCCTTGCCGGCAGGTGTGGCGGCAAGGATTTCAGGCACCCCGGTGGCCTGGCCGAAGGCGGCGGTCATCAGTGCAGAGGAAACGAGAGGGGCTTTGCCGCCAGGAACGTAAACACCGACGCGATCGTAAGGAGTGAAACGTTCGCCGACGATGACTCCTTCGCGGTTTTTGGCTTTCCAGTCCTTGCGCATGCTGCGCTTGGCGAAGGCGTGGATGTTGCGGCGGCTGGCGGCGACAGCCTTTTTAACGTCAGCATCGACGGCGGCGTAGGCCTCATCAATCTCTTCCTGAGAGACAAAAAGCGATTTCGCGCTGAGCCTCAGGCCATCAAATTTCTCCGTGTATTCGAACACGGCCGCATTGCCCCGCTTTTGAACGTCGCTGACGATGGAGGAAACGATTTCCTCCACCTGACTGCCGGCTGCACCCGGCACGGCACGGCGGTTAAGCTTTTTAACAAAGCGGGCGTAGGCGGCATCTTTGTGGCTGAGCACTTTCATGGCCTGTCGCATACATGCTGACCACACTTTCTGCAAGTGCGGGGTGAAGTGCTTAGCACACTTAAGCGGCGGCCACTGGCTCGGGGCGTGCTTTGAAGCGCTCGGCAGTGAGTTGATCGCACTCTTCCTCGGTGAGGGTGAAGGCCATCGGCACGTCTCCGATTTCCACCACCATACCATTGGTCAGGGTGATGACTTCCTCGCGTTTGCCATTGAGTTTGATTCCATTGGTTGATCCATTGTCGCGGAGCACGAAGCCGCCTTTTAAGCGATCGATGAAACAATGGCCCTTGGAAACGGAGCGGTGTTCGATGGTGATGTCGTTCTCACTACTGCGGCCGATCATCACGCGCATGCGCTTCATGTCAAAGCGGTATGCTTGAGCGTCTTTGTGGGGCTGGCTGATATTGATTTTAGGCATAACTGTAAGGAGTTGGTGGTTTCAGTTCGGTTGATCCGCGCTGATCGCAGATCGTTCACTGAATATAACGTAGCAAAACGCGAGATGATTCAAAAAATCGGAGAAATCGACCGCAGCGGGTGTTTGCTGAGAGTCCAGTCTAGCTGGGCTTGGACAGGGATCCATGCTTGAGCTTATGCCAATATCGAGGTGGGAACTCAGAATCCTCACTAGACGTAGATGGTAGTTTTAAACGCCATGGAAAAGAAGTCGGACAGCGTTGTCGTGGTGGGGGCTGGGATCATTGGTCTCTGCACAGCTTACAGTCTGTTGAAGGCTGGGCGGGCCGTGACGATCATTGATCGCGAGGGCGACTCCCAGACGAGCTGCTCCTACGGTAATGCTGGTATGGTAGTGCCCAGCCATTTCATCCCGCTGGCCGCACCAGGGATCATCGCCAAAGGTCTGCGTTGGCTAGCCAATCCAGAGGGGCCGTTTTACATTCGCCCGCGCATGAGCATGGATCTGGTGCGCTGGTGCCGCTTATTTTCCCAACACGCCACCGCCAAACATGTCGATGCCAGCTGCGAGCTGATCCGTGATTTGAACTTGGAAAGTCGTCGCTTGTTCACCGAGCTGGCGAAGGACCTGGAGGTGGAGCTCGTTGAAAAAGGTCTCCTAATGCTGTGCAATTCTGAGAAAACACTGCACGAAGAAGCCGAAGTGGCTGAAATGGCCAACCGTCTGGGCGTGGGTGCAGAGGTCTGCGATGCCGCCCGTCTCAAGGAGCTGGACAAGGGGATCCAGATGGATGTGAAAGGGGGCGTTTGGTTCAAGGACGATTGCCACATGGACCCTGCCACCATGGTCACCAGCCTGCGGGCCAAGGTGAAAGCCATGGGCGCTGAATTCATGATCGGGGCCGAGGTCTCGGGGCTCTCCAAAGGGTCAAACGGAATGGTTAAGCTCGAGGGCGTGGATCTTCCTGACGACCAAGAAATCGTCCTGGCTTGTGGTGCATGGTCTGGCGAGTTGATGAAGACTATGGGGCACCGGATGCCAATGCAGGCAGGAAAAGGTTACTCGCTGACGATGAAAAACCCACGCGAGCTCCCTGAGCTTTGTTCGATTCTTTGCGAGGCAAAAGTAGCTGTCACCCCGATGGGTGGCGCATTAAGGTTCGGCGGCACGATGGAAATTTGTGGCAATGATCTCTCCGTTAATCCTCGCCGGGTGCATGGGATTGTGAAGTCGGTCAGCCACTACTTTCCTAATTTTCAAGAAAGTGATTTCGCAGGTATCGAGCCATGGGCCGGCCTGCGTCCTTGTTCTCCGGACGGCCTGCCATACATTGGTCGGGTCGCTGGTAGCGCGAACCTCACAGTGGCCAGTGGGCACTCGATGATGGGCCTGAGCATGGGGCCGGTGACCGGACAGGTGGTTGCCGAGATTCTGACCAGCAATACGCCGCCTCTGGATATTCGGAAGCTCGACCCGCTGCGCTTTAATTAGCCCGCAGCCTTCGCCGACGAAATCCGATTCACCGTGCAGAACGCTTGCGAGCCGCTCGGGTCTAGCTAGCTGTTCCGCCGGCGATCTCGGTAGGCCTTGGGGGTGAGCCCAGTCGTTTGTTTGAACTGACGCGTGAAGGCTGACTGATCCGAGTAGCCGGACTCCAGAGCAATGTTAGAGATGCTTTTGCCGGTGGTGATCAGCATGTGGCAGGCGGCATCGATGCGGGCACGAGTGATGCACTGGCCTGCGGACATCTGATAGAGGGCGCGAATGCGCTGATCCAGCTGATAGACCGAGAGCCCGGCCATTTCTGCCAAGTCCGGTAAGCGGAGCGGCTGATCGATGTGCTCGCGAATGTAGCTGAGCACTTTGGAGATGGTAGTGAGCCCATCGCCATGCTGCAGCGAAGAATGGAGATCGCGCGAGATACCGGAGACCCCGATGATCATTTTATCCTTATCGAGAATGGGCTCTTTGTAGGTGAGGCACCAGCCTTCGTGGCCGTCTGGATAGAGGTGAAGTTCCAGCTGGCCGGTGATGCTGCGTGCCGTCTTGAGCACGAGTTGATCTTGCTTGGTGTAAGCTCCACCGAGAGGGGCGGGGAATAATTCCTCGGCGGTTTTGCCGATGATGGCATCCTTGTCTTCCTGGCCGCAGCGCTTTACGAGAGTGTTGTTCGCTGCGACGTAACGACCAAGGTGATCCTTGATGAAAAATGCGATATCTGGCACCTGATCAAACAGTTGCTCAGTGAGTAACGGACGGTCGAGCCTGTGGAAAAAGGCTTCTCTGATTTCCTCGGCAGGTGTCATGATTGGGCTGTGCTGATTGGTTGGCTGTCTCTACGAATTTCCACTAGACCCACATGGTAAAGTGATGACCGAAAATGAGCAACCCTGAACAGAGATATCTGCAGGTAATTGATTCCCACACCGGCGGCGAGCCCACGCGTATGGTGATTGATTGGCCTGAAGATGTGACCGGTCTGGACACCGGCACCATGATGGAACGTCGTAGCCTGC carries:
- a CDS encoding AraC family transcriptional regulator, encoding MTPAEEIREAFFHRLDRPLLTEQLFDQVPDIAFFIKDHLGRYVAANNTLVKRCGQEDKDAIIGKTAEELFPAPLGGAYTKQDQLVLKTARSITGQLELHLYPDGHEGWCLTYKEPILDKDKMIIGVSGISRDLHSSLQHGDGLTTISKVLSYIREHIDQPLRLPDLAEMAGLSVYQLDQRIRALYQMSAGQCITRARIDAACHMLITTGKSISNIALESGYSDQSAFTRQFKQTTGLTPKAYRDRRRNS
- the hisD gene encoding histidinol dehydrogenase, with the protein product MKVLSHKDAAYARFVKKLNRRAVPGAAGSQVEEIVSSIVSDVQKRGNAAVFEYTEKFDGLRLSAKSLFVSQEEIDEAYAAVDADVKKAVAASRRNIHAFAKRSMRKDWKAKNREGVIVGERFTPYDRVGVYVPGGKAPLVSSALMTAAFGQATGVPEILAATPAGKDGKINPALLYALVESGATEIIKVGGAQAIAAMALGTKSVLPVEKIFGPGNSFVVEAKRQLVGAVSIDLLPGPSEVLIVADKTANAQFIAADMLAQAEHGGDSVIGFATNSKALLNKVEKELEKQAAELSREKYLREVLKNGTFCLLTKSIEEAVEICNAFAPEHLSLVVENEDCWLDQIRTAGAIYVGPLAAVAVGDFLAGPSHTLPTGGSGKSFSGLRADQFQRRASIVRMDQQALQKSLPAVETFSRVEGLDAHGRSVSIRVE
- a CDS encoding FHA domain-containing protein is translated as MPKINISQPHKDAQAYRFDMKRMRVMIGRSSENDITIEHRSVSKGHCFIDRLKGGFVLRDNGSTNGIKLNGKREEVITLTNGMVVEIGDVPMAFTLTEEECDQLTAERFKARPEPVAAA
- a CDS encoding NAD(P)/FAD-dependent oxidoreductase — translated: MEKKSDSVVVVGAGIIGLCTAYSLLKAGRAVTIIDREGDSQTSCSYGNAGMVVPSHFIPLAAPGIIAKGLRWLANPEGPFYIRPRMSMDLVRWCRLFSQHATAKHVDASCELIRDLNLESRRLFTELAKDLEVELVEKGLLMLCNSEKTLHEEAEVAEMANRLGVGAEVCDAARLKELDKGIQMDVKGGVWFKDDCHMDPATMVTSLRAKVKAMGAEFMIGAEVSGLSKGSNGMVKLEGVDLPDDQEIVLACGAWSGELMKTMGHRMPMQAGKGYSLTMKNPRELPELCSILCEAKVAVTPMGGALRFGGTMEICGNDLSVNPRRVHGIVKSVSHYFPNFQESDFAGIEPWAGLRPCSPDGLPYIGRVAGSANLTVASGHSMMGLSMGPVTGQVVAEILTSNTPPLDIRKLDPLRFN